In Bosea vestrisii, the following are encoded in one genomic region:
- the exbB gene encoding tonB-system energizer ExbB, translating to MQRLIGTILFAASLAATPMTSSIGLAQTAPTEATPAPQQSPSGAHGGAVPAPSAAAPGAPAPIGQIAPAVPAPTALPATIPAPTPNPIPTPVTAQATLPHDLSPWGMFMAADIVVKAVMLGLAFASLVTWTIWLAKVLELAAAKTRAQRAVRRLEEAASLDEAAQAITGRTGRARGTVAELVGATQSERERSGDLGEDGIKERAAIALSRIEARAGRSMARGTGLLATIGSTAPFVGLFGTVWGIMNSFIGISQSKTTNLAVVAPGIAEALLATAIGLVAAIPAVIIYNVFARAIAGYRATLSDASGEVLRHLSRDLERARRQAAQQVRANLHAVPQPAAMPRVPAE from the coding sequence ATGCAGCGTTTGATCGGTACAATCCTGTTCGCGGCGAGCCTCGCCGCCACCCCGATGACCAGCTCCATCGGCCTTGCCCAGACCGCGCCGACCGAAGCCACGCCCGCTCCCCAGCAGAGTCCTTCCGGCGCCCATGGCGGAGCTGTACCGGCGCCGAGCGCCGCCGCGCCGGGGGCTCCGGCCCCCATTGGCCAGATCGCCCCGGCCGTCCCGGCGCCGACTGCTCTCCCTGCGACCATCCCGGCCCCGACGCCCAATCCGATACCTACCCCCGTGACGGCCCAGGCAACCTTGCCGCACGATTTGTCGCCCTGGGGCATGTTCATGGCCGCAGACATCGTCGTGAAGGCGGTGATGCTTGGCCTCGCCTTCGCCTCGCTGGTGACCTGGACGATCTGGCTCGCCAAGGTGCTCGAGCTCGCCGCTGCCAAGACACGGGCGCAGCGGGCCGTGCGCCGGCTGGAGGAAGCCGCGAGCCTGGACGAAGCGGCGCAGGCGATCACCGGGCGCACGGGCCGGGCGCGCGGCACCGTGGCTGAACTGGTCGGGGCCACCCAGAGCGAGCGCGAGCGCTCCGGCGATCTCGGTGAGGACGGCATCAAGGAGCGTGCGGCGATCGCTCTGTCGCGGATAGAGGCGCGTGCGGGCCGTTCGATGGCACGCGGTACCGGCCTGCTCGCCACCATCGGCTCGACTGCCCCCTTTGTCGGACTGTTCGGCACGGTCTGGGGGATCATGAACTCGTTCATCGGCATCAGCCAGTCGAAGACGACCAACCTCGCCGTGGTCGCGCCGGGCATTGCCGAGGCGCTACTCGCAACCGCGATCGGCCTCGTCGCCGCGATTCCCGCGGTGATCATCTACAACGTCTTCGCCCGCGCCATCGCCGGCTACCGCGCCACACTCTCGGACGCTTCAGGCGAAGTGCTGCGCCATCTCTCGCGCGATCTCGAACGGGCACGCCGCCAGGCGGCGCAACAGGTCCGCGCCAACCTGCATGCTGTGCCTCAACCGGCAGCGATGCCGCGCGTTCCGGCGGAGTAA
- a CDS encoding SMP-30/gluconolactonase/LRE family protein has protein sequence MDLRAHDRRGGAGAGEARVLTPDERDVPTGAAALAKGLYLLDVIGEASAPPRFRDLQVATGLPKGTLARMLNTLLTFRLIRHEESDNTYRLGHRLFELAHRVWESFDLRGAGAPALDRLAEETRETAALCAIDNGEVLYIDQRSRGGPYGFRIEIGRRAPLHCTAGGKALLAFVQPHEQRALVDRLKLECFTETTITEEEALAADLALTRARGYAVSQEEHVAGVASVAAPIFDHTGRAVAAIGVFGPSSRLTRERLHTTGRDLMAAARQISGNVGATQMNISPAPRSTRPVDPNIQCVLPWGAHLAEGPYWSAGEQRLYWVDILAPSVNRFDPATGNNEEVTLPRLVSAVLGRRGGGLVVLTQEGLEAFDFASGRLTPLADPEADIPDNRFNDGKCDRQGRLWAGTMRLDASRASGSLYAIAPDLSWQRQESGLTVANGLDWSPDGRTFYFVDSAHSRIYAYEFEAKAGTLANRRVFAEVAGRPDGLAVDAEGFVWCAIWDGWCLHRYAPDGRLDREVWLPVPRPTSLAFGGPDLKTLFITTARIRLPSRMLAEAPFSGGLFTLPVDVPGLPAPEFGG, from the coding sequence ATGGACCTTCGAGCGCATGATCGGCGAGGCGGCGCAGGCGCGGGTGAAGCGCGCGTCCTGACGCCGGACGAGCGCGACGTCCCGACCGGTGCTGCCGCCCTCGCCAAGGGCCTCTATCTGCTCGACGTGATCGGCGAGGCTTCGGCGCCGCCGCGGTTCCGAGACCTGCAGGTCGCGACCGGCCTGCCCAAGGGCACGCTGGCGCGCATGCTCAACACGCTTCTGACCTTCCGCCTGATCCGGCACGAGGAAAGCGACAACACCTACAGGCTCGGCCACCGCCTGTTCGAGCTCGCCCACCGCGTCTGGGAATCCTTCGACCTGCGCGGCGCAGGCGCGCCGGCGCTCGACCGGCTCGCCGAAGAGACGCGCGAAACCGCGGCGCTCTGCGCCATCGACAATGGCGAGGTACTCTATATCGACCAGCGCAGCCGCGGCGGCCCCTATGGCTTCCGGATCGAGATCGGCCGGCGCGCGCCGCTGCATTGCACGGCCGGCGGCAAGGCCCTGCTCGCCTTCGTCCAGCCGCATGAACAGCGTGCCCTCGTCGACCGTCTCAAGCTCGAGTGCTTCACCGAGACGACCATCACCGAGGAGGAGGCACTCGCCGCCGACCTCGCGCTGACCCGGGCCCGCGGCTATGCCGTCTCGCAGGAGGAGCATGTCGCCGGCGTCGCCTCGGTCGCCGCGCCGATCTTCGACCATACCGGCCGCGCCGTCGCGGCGATCGGCGTGTTCGGCCCGTCCTCGCGGCTGACGCGCGAGCGGCTGCACACCACCGGCCGCGACCTGATGGCGGCAGCGCGGCAGATCTCCGGCAATGTCGGCGCGACGCAGATGAACATTTCTCCGGCGCCGCGCTCGACGCGCCCGGTCGACCCCAACATCCAATGCGTGCTGCCCTGGGGCGCCCATCTCGCCGAGGGGCCCTATTGGTCGGCCGGCGAGCAGCGGCTCTACTGGGTCGACATCCTCGCGCCCTCGGTCAACCGCTTCGACCCGGCGACCGGCAACAACGAGGAGGTGACGCTGCCGCGCCTGGTCAGCGCCGTGCTCGGCCGCCGGGGCGGCGGGCTGGTGGTGCTGACGCAGGAGGGGCTGGAGGCCTTCGATTTCGCCAGCGGCCGGCTGACCCCGCTCGCCGATCCCGAAGCCGACATCCCCGACAACCGCTTCAACGACGGCAAATGCGACCGGCAGGGCCGACTCTGGGCCGGGACGATGCGGCTCGACGCCAGCCGCGCCTCCGGCTCACTCTATGCGATCGCGCCGGACCTTTCCTGGCAGCGCCAGGAGAGCGGGCTCACCGTCGCCAACGGGCTCGACTGGAGCCCGGACGGCCGAACCTTTTACTTCGTCGATTCCGCCCATAGTCGCATCTACGCCTATGAGTTCGAGGCCAAGGCCGGGACGCTCGCCAATCGCCGCGTCTTCGCCGAGGTCGCCGGCCGGCCGGACGGGCTCGCAGTCGATGCCGAGGGCTTCGTCTGGTGCGCGATCTGGGATGGCTGGTGCCTGCACCGCTATGCCCCGGACGGCCGGCTCGATCGCGAGGTCTGGCTGCCGGTGCCCCGCCCGACCAGCCTCGCCTTCGGCGGCCCCGACCTGAAGACGCTGTTCATCACCACGGCGCGCATCCGCCTGCCCTCGCGGATGCTGGCCGAGGCGCCGTTCTCGGGCGGCCTCTTCACCTTGCCGGTCGATGTGCCCGGCCTGCCCGCGCCGGAGTTCGGCGGGTGA
- a CDS encoding TonB family protein, protein MITPAPDRRWLAALRWGAAALTVASLHGGLAWVGVNWRPTEAAAGAPQPAVMIELAALSVAPEAPPEELPVAQERAEPEPPPEPVKQEPPPPEPEPETLPEPTPVEQPEIKLPELPQIPKLDAVLLPPPPELKPVEKKPESKPKIVEKKDRPKPKPKVVERKPVEQRAKEAVAPKPSEQRAAAPSSAAQGTASQPTVSTASWRGSLIAHLNRYKRFPSGASPGTVQVAFAIDRSGNVLSSRVVGSSGDSALDAEAAAMIRRASPVPAPPAGVGGGGAISLSVPIRFSR, encoded by the coding sequence GTGATCACGCCTGCTCCCGATCGCCGCTGGCTCGCTGCCCTGCGCTGGGGTGCAGCGGCACTGACTGTCGCTTCCCTTCATGGCGGGCTCGCCTGGGTCGGCGTAAACTGGCGGCCGACGGAAGCCGCAGCCGGCGCGCCGCAACCGGCTGTGATGATCGAGCTCGCCGCACTCTCGGTCGCGCCCGAAGCGCCGCCGGAGGAGTTGCCGGTCGCGCAGGAGCGGGCCGAACCGGAGCCGCCGCCCGAGCCGGTCAAGCAGGAGCCTCCTCCGCCCGAGCCCGAGCCGGAAACGCTTCCCGAGCCGACACCGGTCGAGCAGCCGGAGATCAAGCTACCCGAGCTGCCGCAGATCCCGAAGCTCGACGCCGTGCTGCTGCCGCCTCCGCCCGAGTTGAAGCCGGTGGAGAAGAAGCCGGAATCGAAGCCGAAGATCGTCGAGAAGAAGGACAGGCCCAAGCCGAAGCCCAAGGTCGTCGAGCGCAAGCCTGTCGAGCAGCGGGCTAAGGAGGCGGTGGCGCCGAAGCCCTCCGAGCAGCGCGCCGCCGCCCCGAGCAGCGCGGCGCAGGGCACGGCCAGCCAGCCGACGGTCTCGACCGCCTCCTGGCGCGGCTCGCTGATCGCTCATCTCAACCGCTACAAGCGCTTCCCGTCCGGCGCGAGCCCGGGTACGGTCCAGGTCGCCTTCGCGATCGACCGCAGCGGCAATGTACTATCCTCGCGCGTTGTCGGCTCGTCCGGCGATTCCGCGCTGGACGCCGAGGCGGCGGCGATGATCCGCCGCGCCAGCCCGGTTCCGGCGCCGCCGGCAGGTGTCGGCGGAGGCGGGGCGATCTCGCTCTCGGTGCCGATCCGCTTCAGCAGGTAA
- the exbD gene encoding TonB system transport protein ExbD — translation MAVSLKEPQDGDLGEVSEINVTPFIDVILVLLIIFMVAAPLSTVDVAVDLPVSNAQTQPRPDKPIFLTVKQDLSLALGNDTVPREQLQAVLDQQTSHDREQRVFLRADGAVAYRELMEVMNKLRQAGYLKIALVGLEDTGQGAAQGAGKP, via the coding sequence ATGGCCGTCTCGCTCAAGGAGCCGCAGGACGGCGATCTCGGCGAAGTCAGCGAGATCAATGTCACGCCGTTCATCGACGTGATCCTGGTGCTGCTGATCATCTTCATGGTCGCGGCGCCGCTCTCGACGGTCGACGTCGCAGTCGATCTGCCGGTCTCGAACGCGCAGACACAGCCGCGGCCCGACAAGCCGATCTTCCTGACCGTCAAGCAGGACCTCTCGCTCGCACTTGGCAACGACACCGTGCCGCGCGAGCAATTGCAGGCGGTGCTAGACCAGCAGACCAGCCATGACCGCGAGCAGCGCGTCTTCCTGCGCGCCGACGGGGCGGTGGCCTATCGCGAGCTGATGGAGGTGATGAACAAGCTGCGCCAGGCCGGCTATCTCAAGATCGCGCTGGTCGGGCTCGAGGATACCGGCCAGGGCGCCGCTCAGGGAGCGGGCAAGCCGTGA
- a CDS encoding FAD-binding oxidoreductase: MAALDDLRAGLDPAAIVTDPQALAPHLTDWRGKHRGAALALLRPRTVEEVSTILRWATATRTPVVPQGGNTGLSGGATPDGSGKAVVLSLVRLNRIRAVDVEGDTLTAEAGCILADVQQAAAAKDRLFPLSLGSEGSCQIGGVVSTNAGGINVIRYGTTRALVLGLEYVRADGAVIEGLKPLRKDNAGYALKELVIGSEGTLAIVTAATFRLFPRPRVSATALCGLDSPSAALKLLSVLKQSAGERISSFELMCNAEMGLTLDLVPGTSLPLERRHSWYVFIELADSDPAGRVAELLTETLAAALEQGVLQDAAIAQSEAQAKAIWHLRFAVAEANRRAGPIVSHDTSVAVADVPAFIAAVEAMAAERFPKARTLFVGHVGDGNIHVILLFPREMPAERRADLAPAVNEQVFAIIRDFDGSITAEHGIGRSLTTALLQSAQPEALELMKAVKQAFDPLGILNPGTVLARR; the protein is encoded by the coding sequence ATGGCTGCGCTCGACGACCTGCGCGCCGGGCTCGATCCGGCCGCCATCGTCACCGACCCGCAGGCGCTGGCACCGCATCTGACCGACTGGCGCGGCAAGCATCGCGGCGCGGCGCTCGCGCTGCTGCGTCCCCGCACAGTGGAAGAGGTCTCGACCATCCTGCGCTGGGCCACGGCGACCCGCACACCAGTGGTGCCTCAGGGCGGCAACACCGGGCTCTCGGGCGGGGCGACTCCGGATGGCTCGGGCAAGGCGGTCGTGCTCTCGCTGGTGCGCCTCAACCGGATCAGGGCGGTCGATGTCGAGGGCGACACGCTGACCGCCGAGGCCGGCTGCATCCTCGCCGATGTCCAGCAGGCCGCCGCGGCCAAGGACCGGCTCTTCCCGCTCAGCCTGGGCAGCGAGGGCTCCTGCCAGATCGGCGGCGTGGTCTCGACCAATGCGGGCGGCATCAACGTCATCCGCTACGGCACCACACGCGCTCTCGTGCTCGGTCTCGAATATGTCCGGGCCGACGGTGCCGTGATCGAGGGCCTGAAGCCGCTGCGCAAGGACAATGCCGGCTATGCGCTGAAGGAACTCGTGATCGGCTCGGAAGGCACGCTTGCAATCGTGACGGCAGCGACCTTCAGGCTTTTCCCAAGGCCACGGGTCAGCGCAACGGCGCTGTGCGGCCTCGACAGCCCATCGGCCGCGCTGAAGCTGCTGTCCGTGCTGAAGCAATCGGCGGGCGAGCGCATCTCCAGCTTCGAACTGATGTGCAACGCCGAGATGGGGCTCACCCTCGACCTCGTGCCCGGCACCTCCCTTCCTCTCGAACGGCGGCACAGCTGGTATGTCTTCATCGAGCTCGCCGATAGCGACCCGGCCGGGCGGGTTGCCGAGTTGCTGACCGAGACTCTCGCGGCGGCACTGGAGCAGGGCGTGTTGCAGGACGCGGCCATCGCGCAGAGCGAGGCGCAGGCCAAGGCGATCTGGCATCTGCGCTTCGCCGTCGCGGAGGCGAACCGCCGTGCTGGCCCGATCGTCTCGCATGACACCAGCGTTGCGGTCGCCGACGTGCCGGCCTTCATCGCAGCCGTCGAGGCAATGGCGGCCGAGCGCTTCCCGAAGGCCAGAACGCTCTTTGTCGGCCATGTCGGCGACGGCAACATCCATGTCATCCTGCTGTTTCCACGGGAGATGCCGGCGGAGCGGCGCGCGGATCTCGCCCCGGCCGTCAACGAGCAAGTCTTCGCGATCATCCGCGATTTCGATGGCAGCATCACAGCCGAGCACGGCATCGGCCGTAGCCTCACCACCGCACTGTTGCAGTCGGCCCAGCCGGAGGCGCTGGAGCTCATGAAGGCAGTCAAGCAGGCCTTCGATCCGCTCGGCATCCTCAATCCCGGCACGGTGCTCGCGCGAAGGTGA
- a CDS encoding SDR family NAD(P)-dependent oxidoreductase encodes MEASYPDLAGKAALVTGGADGIGRAIVEALARQGAKVAFLDIDAERGEQLASELSAAGGSISFHHVDLRDIPATQAAIAAARALHGPFAIGVNNAGHDERHDFDAVTPEYWDDRLAVNLRPMMFVAQALAPDMRGLGGGALVNLSSTSWMKGSPHMIAYTTAKSAVIGFTRSLARALGPDGIRVNCVTPGWVMTERQRTNWWTPEKGAANQAAQALKGDILPEDIAQMVLFLCSDVSRMCAGQNFIVDAGTVWRGWLRSTTCAPGSIRPPSSPTRRRWHRI; translated from the coding sequence ATCGAGGCCAGCTATCCCGATCTCGCCGGCAAGGCGGCATTGGTCACCGGCGGCGCTGACGGCATCGGCCGCGCCATTGTCGAGGCGCTGGCGCGGCAGGGCGCCAAGGTCGCCTTCCTCGACATCGATGCTGAGCGCGGCGAGCAGCTCGCGTCCGAGCTTTCGGCCGCCGGCGGCTCTATCTCGTTCCATCATGTCGATCTACGCGACATCCCGGCCACGCAAGCGGCGATCGCGGCGGCGCGCGCGCTGCACGGCCCCTTCGCCATCGGCGTCAACAATGCCGGCCATGACGAGCGCCACGATTTCGATGCGGTGACGCCGGAGTACTGGGACGATCGCCTCGCCGTGAACCTCCGGCCGATGATGTTCGTAGCGCAGGCGCTGGCGCCGGACATGCGCGGCCTCGGCGGCGGCGCGCTCGTCAACCTGTCCTCGACCTCGTGGATGAAAGGCTCGCCGCACATGATCGCCTACACCACTGCGAAATCGGCGGTGATCGGCTTCACCCGCTCGCTGGCGCGGGCGCTCGGGCCGGATGGCATCAGGGTCAATTGCGTCACGCCCGGCTGGGTGATGACCGAGCGCCAGCGCACCAATTGGTGGACGCCAGAGAAGGGCGCGGCCAACCAGGCCGCACAGGCGCTGAAGGGCGATATCCTGCCGGAAGACATCGCGCAGATGGTGCTGTTCCTCTGCTCCGACGTCTCGCGCATGTGCGCCGGCCAGAATTTCATCGTCGATGCCGGCACGGTCTGGAGAGGATGGCTGCGCTCGACGACCTGCGCGCCGGGCTCGATCCGGCCGCCATCGTCACCGACCCGCAGGCGCTGGCACCGCATCTGA